Genomic window (Spirosoma sp. KCTC 42546):
GCGCGTACTCAAATCGACTACCAAGTGCTTGCTGTAAATAATCGACTGTCAGTTTCATGGTTTATACGATGGGTCCGCTACTGGATTATTCCAGCAACATAAAATGGGCCACGCAAAGTTGCGGAGACAGAGGTCAAAACGTCGGGATGAGCATGGGAACCCGTTGCCGGTACTGTATATACTGACTCCCAAATTCCCGAATCAGCTTTTGTTCCTCAAAGTGAATTCCGATCCGCAGATAAGCGAACGCCAGTAAATCAAACAGGAGATGCTTCCAGTTAGGCTGGTAAATAAGCAGGCCAATCAGGATCAGAAGTATTCCCAGATAGAGCGGGTGGCGGACAAGGCGTAGCAGTCCATCTTGCCGAAATGATCCGTCTGCTGCCGACTGATGGCGAACTGGCCAGCCAATAAATTCGGCAAGATCATACTGTTTAAACGACAACAACCCAATGAGCACACCTGCGCTAATCAGGAGCCCACCCACCCAAAGCGAGCCATCCCAATTAGTAAAAAGCGGATCAATCGGGGCTGCCCGAAGCGTGAATAAAACAGGCAAAAATGTAATCAGAGAAAAACCAGTATACGCCAGTCGGTAATAGGATTTGGGGAGCCCAATTATCGTTATTACCCAATGTTTGAACCACAAGCTTGCCGTAACACTATGGAGTGTGCCAAACAAAATCCAGCTGATTGCCAGTAAACCGTAACCCATGCTCAGAAAAGCGATGTGGCAATCCGGTTTACCTATGGTAGCCCCTAACCATACTCTTACAGTAGTTTAATCCCTACCTCTTTAAGCTTTATAAA
Coding sequences:
- a CDS encoding isoprenylcysteine carboxylmethyltransferase family protein; this translates as MGYGLLAISWILFGTLHSVTASLWFKHWVITIIGLPKSYYRLAYTGFSLITFLPVLFTLRAAPIDPLFTNWDGSLWVGGLLISAGVLIGLLSFKQYDLAEFIGWPVRHQSAADGSFRQDGLLRLVRHPLYLGILLILIGLLIYQPNWKHLLFDLLAFAYLRIGIHFEEQKLIREFGSQYIQYRQRVPMLIPTF